The Candidatus Methylomirabilota bacterium genome includes the window GGCCCCCGTCGAGGGGCAGCGCGGGAATGAGGTTCAGGAGTGCCAGACCCAGGTTGCCCACCGCCAGGATCGCGGTGGTGGCGGCGGCGAGGGCGTCGGCCCCGGTCTCGACCAGCACGATGTGGCCCAGCGCCGTCGCGACCGCCACGGCGAGGCTTGCCGCCGGTCCCGCGAGGGCGATCCCGAGCGTCAGGCCCGGAGTGTCGGGCGGGCGGGAGAGTTCCGTGACGCCGCCGACGAGCGACAGCTCGATGCGGTGCACGCCGAGGCCGGCGCGCCGGGCGGCCAGGCAGTGGGCGGCTTCGTGGAGCGCCACCGACAGGAGCAGCAGCAGCGCGGTCAGCGCGCCCCCCGCCCAGTACGTTACCGGCGGGCGCCCCTTCGCGGCCGCGGGCAAGATGGTGTCCGCGAACGTCCACGCGCCGAGGCCGACCCCCAAAACGCAGGAAACGTCTAGCCGTAGCGGCGCGCCGAAGAGGACCAGTCCGCGCGCCGTCGCCGCCCGGGCCGGAATCTGCCCCAGGGATCCCGCCGATGGCTGAATCATGACAAGCGCCTGGTGGCTGTGCGCTTCAGGATGCGAGGGCCTGCGCCGGGGGCGCAGCGTCGAGCCTGATCCGCACGTGAGAGACCGGCAGGACGCCGACCTCGCACGCCCGCACGAAGAGTGCGTGGGTGATGGACGCGTACGGCATCTGTTCGTAGACGGCCTCGCACAGGAGCCCTTCCTCCGGCGTCCCGAACGCCGCGCCCAGAGGCTCGAACGTCTCGAGCACGTCGGGCAGGTGGCGCGCGCCGAGCGCGATCAGGGCCCGGGCCTTGGCGACGATCACGCGCGTGTTGACCAGGCCGTCCCCTTCCCAGAGCGCCGCCGCCTCCGCCGGCGAGGGGCGGGGCATGAACCGCCGCACCGCGCGGACGGCGTATGGCTCGAGCCCTTCGATGGGC containing:
- a CDS encoding site-2 protease family protein; the encoded protein is MIQPSAGSLGQIPARAATARGLVLFGAPLRLDVSCVLGVGLGAWTFADTILPAAAKGRPPVTYWAGGALTALLLLLSVALHEAAHCLAARRAGLGVHRIELSLVGGVTELSRPPDTPGLTLGIALAGPAASLAVAVATALGHIVLVETGADALAAATTAILAVGNLGLALLNLIPALPLDGGHALRALLWRVTRRPVDATRMVQVAGRGVGGALLAIAVFSSASGDAAIALWAALLGCVIHQYSGTSGPPGRP